TCGGCTTATACCGCTCTTACAAGCAATCTTATTTAACCCGCCGAGTCTAAGACCGAGAGTGCACTCGCTAGATCCAACGCCGGACTCAATCCATCCCTTAACCCTGAGCAAGATCTGTGTCTCTCGATTCCTGATTTCATCTAAAATCAATGGGCTCTCGATTTCTGTAAACTTCAATTCGGTGGTTTTGCCATGGCTGGAGTTATGCACAAGTTCCTTATTGCGTCAATGTTCATGTGGATTCTTCCTGTTGCCATATTATACGGATTCAACCACAATTTGCTTCCTGGTAATTAATCTCCTTGTTTTATTGCGATCCTCtccaattttcttttggttgagTTTTATCTTCTAGTTATGCTGATGCAATTTCGAGTTGGATTCATTCCAATATTGTTGTGTATGAAGTTCACAAATGTGCaacttttcatattttgttatctACTATTTAGCTTTATAGTTGGATTGTAAAACAATTGAGCTAAATTTCGCATCTTAGCTTTAGCTTCATCGCTTCTTAGGAGTGAAAAGCCTAATGAGAATATGGATGTTTTCTATGAGTTTGTAAAGATCTCTCTGGTGATCATGATAAGTATCTCTCTggctcttcatcttcttgatctttgACTCTTCCTCGAAGCTGTCCTTGGCGCACTTTCTTTGATTTAGAAGGCAACAACTGTCAATTCCCTAAATCTTTCTTGACAAATCATAACAACTTTGGTTAAAAGGTTTCGAAAACTCAACCTCTTCTtcagtctctctctttccaaaAGGGAAAGACTGAAGTAGAGATTGGGTTTCCGATACCTTTTGGCCCATGTCGTTATGATTTGTCGAGGAAGGtttgagaaattgaaagaagatGCGCTAGGACAACTTGAAGGAAGggtcaaagatgaagaagatgaaaagcCAGAAAGATCCTTATCATTATAGCTAGAGAGATCTTCACAAActcataaaaatcatatatattcttactAGGGTTTCCACTCCTAATGAGTGAAGTCAATGATGCCTTGAAGCAAAacaacttcatcttcttcgctGGAGATCATAAACTACACAAATTCTTGAAATCTTTGGCTTCTACGTACACTCTTTTATGTAGAACTTTTCTCATGAAAGCAGTTTAATAGTTCCTTTTACTTGGCTATGGTGGTAGTTTTAGAAATTTTCTCTATTGTACAACTTTTTGAAACTGTACTCTCTTAGAATTGTCATATCAATATAGCTTTTTGATGATCTTCACATTCATCCAATGCTCGTTGTTCCTTTGGCGTTGTCTGTCCCACATAAGTTTTATGTATTACTTGCTCAGCTCGTTAATGTGATAAGCTGACCTCAATACTCACTATCAGTGTTTTGAGCTTGATCTTTAACAGGTTCAACGACATTGTCTCCTCATTCTCTAATTCTCTTGAGCGGATTTCTTGCGGTGGTATCAGTGAACACAGTGATCGTGTTCTACATCTGTATGGCCATGAAAGAACCTGCAGATAAACACAAACCAGACGCTGCATTTCTCGCTGAGGCCAAAGATAGTGTGAACAAATTGACAAAAGGAGCCACAAGCAGTGATGATCATGCACTCAAAAAACAAGAGTGAGAGCTTTCTTAATCCAATTATGAAATGAAGAACAACATCTGGGTTGGATCGAATGGAGCAGACCTCGGGTTATCGAAATAGATTATTACAGGATTCTGTGAAAATTGAGGTTTAGGGTTGGTTAAACAAAGTAGCAGAAAAACATGTCGTGTATGATGAACAGAGAACTAATGTTATAACACAAAACTACGAACACTCTTGGAAGGATTAGACATTTGCCAGTTATTTCTTTCCTCAATACGTAATTGGTGTAATGAATTATTCCACAAACGAAGAAAAATTGacataagaacaaaaacaaaacacaaaaacttgtataaaatttgtaggaattttttttataaaaataatttgaaaattcaaagcaatttttttctgataaaaaaCTAAAGTACTAAATTTACGTAtgataaaacaaattgaacTATCAAATGACGCTACCCAAATCCCAGttagttttcttatagttttgtaaatctaaaactaaaataaataaaaaatattaaatatacataacgattagaaaacaaaatgaaattatgaaattgCTAACGATCAAATGACTACGTCAAATAACGAGATCCAAAGTCCGGTTAgatttcatatcattttgtaaaTCTAATCTAAAatacgcaaaaaaaaaaacaaattgaactTGTAACAAAATGACTAGATCAAGTGACAAGCGTTTTGTAAATCTaatctaaaaacaaatcagaaaatgCTAAATTTACATAACGATTAGAAACCAAATTGAACTTGTGAAATCGCTAACGATCAAATGACGGAATCCAAAGTCCGGTTagttttcatattgttttataaatctagtcaaaaacaaaaaaatgctAAATTCACATAAcgattagaaaacaaattgaactTGTGAAATCGCTAACGATCAAATGACTAGGTCAAATGACGGGATCCAAAGTCCGGTTAGTTTTCATATCGTTTTGTAAATCTAGtctaaaaacgaaaaaaataaaatgctaAATTTACATAAcgattagaaaacaaattgaactTATGAAATTACTGACGATTAAGTGACTAAATCAAATAACAGAATCCAAAGCCCGGTTAGTTTTCGTACCGTATTGTAAAAATCTAgtctaacaaaacaaaacaaaatagaccaaaaaaaaaaaattgtagaaaagACTTAGAAATTCACCTGAAATCGTTCTTGAATTGATGTAACGCGTAACTCTTTTCCTTATTTGATACCTCTCGAAGTCGTCTTATCTGAGTCATCATCTCACGAATCTTTACCGTAGTCCTCCTTTGTTGTTCTCCATACTCAaccaaattccaaaaatagCCCTTGTATGATGACATCATCCAAAAGAGCCGTTGTGTGACATCATCACAAATAATCTCCGACGAAGCCATTAATTGATCGTAGTCAGTTTCCGTCGTCTTGTCTCGGTCATCTCACGAATCTCCACCGTAGTCCTTTGTTCTCCATACTCAATCCAAAATAGCCCTTGTGTATGATGATATCATCCAAAAGAGCCGTTGTATGACATCATCACAAATAATCTCTGAAGAAACCATAAATCTATCGATCGTTGTCAATTTCCGTCGTGTTCTGTCATATCTCGGCCACAACGTCATCACCGTAACTTTGAATCCCTTACGTATAACTATAATTCCAGATTCACCTTCTTTAAACATCTCCTTGCCCTCTCTAATGATCGACTTAATTAAACATGATCGgagaaaaaaactgaagagaTACGAATAATTCCCAAAGCGATCGAGAAAGAGATTCATGACGGCTTCGATCgacatatataatttggtcgagaagaaactcaagtttttaaaagaagaaggagcaatttagggttttgctctTCGAAGAATGAGAAGTTTGATTCTTAAGAAGAGATGAGTGGGGTTAATAAGGAAAGGTTATCATcggaaaaaaaggaaattaaggTGATTGATCACGTGGCTATAATGAATTAATCTGATTgcccaattaaaaaaaaaggaaatttataaatattaatttttaaaaaatatatatataaatattaattttgatgaaaagGAATTTGTAAAGAAGCGGTTCTCGTAATTTTTCTTCGGAAGTTGTCAAAGAACCGGCAGATCCTCGCTGCTCTTGCATTCGCTCACTACGGTAACACTCTATCATCTCCATCTCTGTTTTGAATTCGAGATTCGAACTCAAAGATTTCGTTTTGGAGGATTGCAATCTTttcaatcaaaaaaaaaaagtaaaaagattgTAAAATTGATCGTTGATTGGGTGCGGATGATCTTTGGTCTTCTTGAGCTTAACTTGGGTTGACATCAGTTTACTGTTTTAAGAGATGAAAACCCACAAGGCATATAACTTttctagggtttagggtaattatattttaggaTCAATCTTCtcgaaaaggaagaaaaattgAAGCTTGCTATGTCTCTTTACCTTGAGATATGAGAATCACAGGTCAAATTATGTTCTTGATAGATTCAGTTGTTGAGTTCATGTGTGGTGTTGGAAGAAGTCAAAACTCTAGTTCTAGATATAAGCTTGAAATTTGGACATGATTTTGTAGATGTAAGCTTGAAAATGGTTTAGGAGAGATGTTACTAGATGCTTCCTTATGCCTTCTCTGAGACTTTAACATTTTGTTGacacttttgttcttttttatcTACATCTTTTGAATCATTTGTTTAAAGCTTTTGCTTAACTCAAAAGTAATTTGTCTCAGCTTTTGCTTAATGGTGCCTTTTTCCTCTGGCAAACAGATCTCAGACTACAGTTACCAAGATGGTGTACGAAATAACTGAgcaaaaaagtaattatttcTTCACAATTATCGCTGTATAGCTTTTTCTTGTGCTGTTTCTGATGTACAACTCTTTTGGCAACGGATTTTCGTTAGTTCTAAGCATTTTGTCGGTCCTGTCGTTCACTTGTCTTTCTCTTGTCTTATAAACATTACTGAACAGATCAAGGTAGATACTGGGTCAGATTTCTTTATATACGTGTTATATCTCTTCTTTAGGAATTAAATCAGTAATAGAAATCAcaaacttcatttttctttgtcttatGGCTTCCATTTCCTGAATGTTTGCAGAAGTTGGGTTGGGCctcattggttttggtttatcCTTTACGTTTCTCGGAGTCATCTTGTACTTTGACAGAGGTTTGCTCGCTCTAGGAAACGTGAGGATATCCTTGTTATTTCTAAACATTAAATCTACACAAGGGTCCAACATTTGAGTCTCATTTGGCTTTTGTGTTCAGTTATTCTGGTTGATAGGTGTTGGCCTTTTACTTGGTTGGCAGTCGACTTGGAGAGTATTTACAAATGTTAATAACTTGAGGGTACGCATTGGACTAATTCTAATCTCTGTTAATTGTTTCTCTTGATGAACCTTTCATATGGACATATCAATATGTTCTTGCAGGGGACTATCTGTTTCGTCCTTGGACTCTTTCTAATATTTGTACGTTGGCCCATTATCGGCATTATCTTGGAGATATACGGTGTCATTGTCCTATTCGGGTGAGTGCATTTGTTTCTGTTGCTCATAGTTTCTTATCGAGTTTTTCACACATTGTGCTTTTAGATTTGACATATTAAAGCAGACTGAAAAATGAGTAAACTAGTGGTTCTGGCACAGCACACTAGGATCTTTTGCCTACAGAATGATGATGTTTGACTAATAACAATCCATATCTGATGAACTCATTTCCTTTCACCAGTCActtattaattttattcaGCTTCTTGCTTAAAGTTTTAGCCTGTTACAGTGTCTAACCAACATCACATGTACTAACTTTGCAGCGGATTTTGGTCAACAGTAAAGGCATTTCTTTCCCAGATTCCTTTTGTCGGATGGATAATACAGTATCCTCTCATGGTAAGTAATCCACAACAACACTTGCCTTTTCCTCTAATGCTCCTTTCTTATGCTTTTTGTACATTCAGAGCTTCCTGTCAGGGCCTTGTTCTTGAACAACATCCCGTGCTCCTGCCTCAATTTATTCAGTCCCTTGTGGTAGCTTAAGTTAGCCTTTCTCGGAAATGGATAGACCCAATGGACGTTTCCTGATATTTAGTTTGCACATGATATAGGGATGAACATAAAATGATTTAGAGCGATGgactgaattttgttttggaatgaTCTGTTTATTTTTGCAGGTTCTTGAGCAACTTGTAAGAGGTGCTCGTTGAAAAAgatcaatctcaatctcatGGCTCTTCAGCCGCTTAACGACATCAAagcctttctttcttttttgggacATGACAGAgactttgctctgttttttgtttttttggtaaacctcacctttgctctgttttacaTGTCTAATTTTGCTGTATATGCCAAAATACATTTTCCCTTAAATTGATTTATCTTCTCGTTAAGCAAGTATTTTCAACTATAACTCCAATCTTGTGccaaatttaatcaaattcagatgataagtttttttttttaaacctcCAATCTTGTCCCAACTCAATTTTCATTATGTAACGTGCGGATAATAATTAAGTAGTTTTGTAACGAATCAACGACATatttaacataaattaaattttaacagaATAAAAAGTGTTCAcgttattaaattttgtttttatttgcgTACGGACATAAGTTCCTAAATGTGTCAGCCAAAGATCAAATTGTTTTCAGGATCAGACAGAGATCATCGAGTGCGGATTTTTCTCGGAGAGATGTCTCTTCGTGCTTTCTTGCTCGGCGAGGCATTGACCTAAACCCGCTTAATAATCTCCGACGAAGATCCAGGACACACTCGGCGTTAAGAGGggaaagaaccaaaaatcaaacaatcatGTGGATTTCGAGGTTGAAGAGAGTTAGGAGAACGATTATGGTTCTGGGCGTTGCCAATTTCGTCGTGATTGTTTCCGGCTGCGTTCTTACTCTCGTTTCTGACGCAGATTGCGACAGCCCCGGACAACTATTTCCCCTCTTCGCCGTTTGTTTCGCTGCCGGCGTCAAACTCGCCGCCATGGTTAAGGTCGGTACTACTCAGGAACTCATGGCTATGACCATTATGGATTCTCCTACTCAGAACAACCACCAAAGAAAGGttcttttctctatctctcttcaattctcactctctctcaattctgaatttcttctttttaaaaatcaagtCTTTCTTCAAGGATTGGCGTTGACTTAACTTAATGTTAGATAGAGAATTGGTTCTGAGATTATGCATTCTGTTATGATTTATCTCTTCTTGTGTGTTGGATATGCAGTTGAAGTATAAGACCTGGCTTTGGTGGACTCGGTTTGCAATGGTGATTACTGTATTGCAATTTATTGGTGCCACTTACCTTTTATTCCGTCTCGCCAAATATGTTTCCCGTGATGGATTGCCAAGGAATTGCGTTTTAGGTAAACTAACACATTTTACATTCATGTGCTTTGTCTAAAGTCACATACTTGGCCATTTATAATCTTgagatatatatttgtttgggTTAAACATGgcatatctttttgtttctatgcATTTTTTCTTGCTTAAGAATCTCTTTAGTAACTTCTTTGCTCAGGGTTATCTCCGGACACTGGTGGGTGGAAGCAAACACTTCAGGTTACCTTCTTGATCACTGTTTGCTTTGTTGCGCTGGCACAATGCTTTACGGGATCAGATATATTGCAATGGCGGTCTTTCTATGCAACCCAAGATGATGCCTGGAAAGCTCACTACCAGGAAGTATTTGACCATGGAATTCGTGAAGTTTTGTGCTGTCTTGGACGTCGTGAATATatgcaagttttgttttcctgaTTTAATACTGAAATCATTTATACTCATTTGTCCTGGTTCTGGAGATTTATAGCAACTTTACTAGTTCAGACTCTTAGAATTTGATTGTCTGCTTCAGGGGTGTTATTGAGGAAGACGAAGTGTGTTCAGTTGCAAGACTCTTAGGTGATCTTGTTTCATATCGTGCATCTGGCACTGGCCATTTGGAATTTTTGGCAGGTTAATATCTGAAACTTATATAAGCTTGTTTGGTGtcgatgattttgtttgttgttgtcaatTGTTAGTATTTAAGAAGGAAAAACGTGGAGAAGTCTCTCAGGCTTTgaagtttcagtttttctaATATTAGAGTACTGGGGTCTGGAAGTCATTTTAATCATGCCTTGTCATAGTTGACAATATTTGAAGAGAATTCTAACTCTCTGAAACCTTGATCAACAGTCGGCAACTAGATTTTGTGATATTGATCAAACCAGTGACTTCTCTCTTCtgtcttttaatatttttctagaGTCATGGTATTATGTCATCGTAGATTACCTGAGTGATGAAGAGAGTTCCCTAAAGAAGTGCTTAAATTGATATGCTATGATGTACACTTTGTGTTGTAGTCTCTTGTCACTACTCTTCTTGCTAAGTAATCTCAGTGTGTGAACCTTATTATCTATTCAGGCCTTGCTCTGCTGCAAAGTAATAGCCAGTTTCCTGAATCATATGAGGACTGTATGGAAGCTCCAGCATTTCATCTTCAGGAGGCTGCTATGTTGCATAAATTTGCAGAAGCTGCTTATACTGTATGTTTGACAACACAGGCTCCAAAACTCTTCTTAAAATGGTAGATTTCTCTAACCTTCACGTGTTGTGCAGGGGCCGCTGCTTGATGTTGGGAGAAATCCTGCTTTATTTTTATGCACATGGATTTGTAGACAAGGGATTTTAACACCTTGGAGCCGTAAATGGTATACTATACCTGGTTAGCTCGTTTGAAGAAACTCAACTTGTTTCTTTGAAGTTTACTCTTTCCAGTTTTCATACCTTTCCCTTGTGTCTGATCTTGATACGGACAAATACATATTATATCAATGTAAGAAACTTCCTTGCAATTATTTGCAGGCGGCCTAAACTTGATGGTGATAATTGGTGGCGAGGTCATGCAGCTGCCTTCCTTAAGTTCATAAATTTTCCTGCTCATGTTCTTCGACGAGGCCGAATTTGTAGGGTAAGTTTCTTCGTTTTCATCTTCTGTTCCAAAACCAAGAATGAAAATGGATTCATATGAATGTTGTGCCTCCTTTATATATGGTTCCACGACCAAAGCAAGCCATGGCAGAAAAATCTTGTATGCCTTGTTTCATTTGACATTAAATGGAAACGGGTtcacagtaaaaaaaataatttttagtaGAAAACAAACTGTTATCGAAGttgtttgatatgttttgCATTTATCCATCAGAATCTTTCTCATCTATTCGTTTAATTATTCTATTGTGGCAGGAGAAGTGTAAAGCAACATACTTTGTTGTAGTCTTACATTATCTTAGATGTGTTGTAATTGCTGTTCGAGGAACTGAGACGGCTGAAGACCTCATAACTGATGGTTTAGGCCGTGCGTGTTCACTAACTGTTGAGGACTTGGATGGGCTAACAAAGTCagtctctatctctttcttatacaaaaacaatatttatgcTTGTGAGTTtggattcaaaatcaaaaacctaCGGTTTCACAAGTTAACTAATTATTAGTTGATGTGTAAATCTAAAAACATTTCTGCAGTTCTGTTAGTTTAGAACTCAAAACTTCGATATCTGATGTTTCAAGTCACGCatgctttctctttcttctgatTTATGTTGAGGTCTCACTACACACTACTCCGCCTGTCAGTAGTAATGATTCTCCTTTTTGCTGTTTCATGTGTTTTTCTGTCAGTCATGTACATGGTATGGATACATCTCGCAAACACTATGGACATTCAGGAATAGTGGAAGCTGCAAGAGATCTATTTATGCAAATAGAAGGAGACCCCAAATCTGGAGGTACGAGTTAAGCTATAACTGACCCTTGATGTTGTACCTTTGTGATATGTGTTCATAAATTGCCACAATACAAGCTTCTTTACGCTAATATACAAATGACTACGCAGAGTCAGAATCAAGTGGGTTCTTGTCCTCATTGATTGGTGATGGTTGTGAGTGTGATGGCTACAGCATTCGCATTGTTGGGCATTCTTTAGGAGGTGCTATCGCCTCATTACTGGGAATTAGAGTacgtttttaattaataaaaggtTACATGCCTTTCTTTAACATATCTTTCGTTTCTgagttcttttctttttgcgGGTAGCTTCGTTGCAGATTCCCTAACCTATATGTATATGCCTATGGACCTCTCCCATGTGTAGATTCGGATGTGGCAGAGGCATGTTCAGAATTTGTTACAAGGTAAATTTTTGATCATGCTGATTTTAATGGTTTAGATTAAGTCACTAATTGTTTAGCCCCTTGATGCAATTCTTAACAGCATTGTACTCGATAACGAATTCTCATCACGACTTTCATATGGATCAATCCGCCGGCTCCAAGTAGCAGCAATCAAAGTACTGTCTCAAGACCCAAAAGCTGATACAGCACTCATTTTCAGACTCGCACGCCGGTTCTTGTCTGCAAGCAAACGCCAACgagaaaatgttgaagaaaaaacttcAGAAGAAGCAATAGATGGTAACAACTTTAATCTCACTCTGATACTCATTCTTTTAGTTTCCCCCATCAAGAGAAATTACCTAATGAGAaatatttgcttcttcttgcttttcttgGTAAGTTAACAATTCACCGGAAAGCCAACACGATCAAATATACCCAATATgggaagaagctgaagcagaAATGCAGCAAGATAGCGAAGAGTTCATAAACCCATTTCACGGTATGGCCTCAGAGGATAATCCCGTGTCTCAGTTTATGGAAACAGgaccaacaaaagaagacgatgatgaagcTCCAGAGATGTTCATGCCCGGTTTAGTCATTCATATTGTACCCGAAGGAAACAACATGAGTGTGCCGATATGGCGAGGATGGCCAATCTGTGATGTGACGGATGGTTACAAAGCTTATGTTGCAAACAGAGAGAGCTTCAAAGAAATTATGGTTTCTCCATCAATGTTCCTTGATCATCTTCCTTGGAGGTAACTCTCTAAAACacaactttgatttttttaagtCAAAACAGAGCCTCTCTGAATCATTGCTACTGCAATTTATTGACTTCAGATGTAGACACGCGCTGCAGAAGGTTCTAGAATCTCGGAATCTCTTCTTCGATCTGACAAGTGAGACTGATATAGTATAACACAAGACATGAACAGGTTTCTCTAAACTTCGATTGAACAACACAATGTGCATATATGTTCTTCTTATTGAAACATCAAACAACATAATGAATGaacttttcatatatatcttcaaaatcaaattcgttttttttttttataaagttgtTTGGAGGCCACTAAGAATTTCGAGATGCTTGTACAACTGTACAAGGGATCGAATCGAACCCGCTTGACGTGTTAGGACGAAACTAGAGATGTAGATTAGCATTGTCGGCTGGTCgttatttatataatctttttcgTATATAGATCATTACTTTTGTAGCAAGTTATAGCTTTATTTAGAATCAAACTCAAGAACCCTCACTGCAGCTTCCTTGAAGAGAAGACTCGTCTCTCAATCTTCAAAAGTAaggaaaatatgaataaacCTCGAACCAAATTTGGCTGCAAACACTTGAATTAGTCATGCGAACAATAAAAGACAGGAGAAAAGCAAAAGTAATATTCAAACAAAGGTTTTTAGGTTAATATCTCAAGTTGCTTAGGATGCTCTTAAAAATCCacagttttttaaaattgggGAATCATTTGATAATTATTCCTTTGcataatattgaaaattaagagttgaaaagaagagaagctgaGTATTTGGACTCTTTCTATATATGGACTATGGTCTATGGAGGCTCTTCTCCTTAATAACCGAAAGTTTTAtcagttttgaatttcttttccCAAAATTCGACAGTCTTCCACTAAACTTTGTATATAAGATGGCTGGTCAAGTAGTCTCAcgaatgttttctttttgaaattcaaattgagTAATGTGGCATCTAAAACGAGAATTACCAATTAAAGATTATCATGAGACCttttaaaaacattcattGTACTTGAAATTAGGTGTATATAAACTTTGATCATTTAAACCCCTTGGTCTAAAATTGCATAACATTGCTccggttttgagttttgactaTCATTCTATGAATTTCTTTAACCGTCAACAGTTCTTTGTTTACACAATTTTTGTGTAATTCGATGACGTTGTAAATTTTTTAGACTTTGCATATTCATTTACGATATCAAATCATCGAATAATAGGTGAATGTTATTTCTGCAAGGTACTAATAATTAAATCCAAAGAGGAAAACATAACAAGtgaacataattttttttattaattatatgcATATATTAATTCCCAAGAATATGATTACGTAATATGctataaagtttaaaataaataacgaATCTCATTATAGACgaacatatatacattaatcATATCTTTTAACTcgaacttttttgtttgagttgaTCATGGATTTACTGTCAccgttttcttttcattttatttttttaaattctctatactaaaacaaataaaaaaaaatattgaaatattatatgctcctattaaacaattttttctttgcagACACATCCACACTACTGTTAAGGTGATACTATTTGGAATTAATTAGGGCTTGAATTATGAAAGGTAAAATAATAAGTATtgaaataagtaaaataataagtaTTGAAATAAGTAAAACGGTTAAAAGTGTCggttaaaaataataagagtGTGGTGAGGGACAACAGGATTCAGTCTTATGTCGCAGCAGGGCATCCTCATTGGTTACATGGTCTCTTTGAGGTTGAGAGAACTTCTCTTTCTAGCTagctttgttctcttttcCAATCTTTGTCGTCATTTTTTGGTGAGATGTTATAGTTATAAATAACATCTCATGGTAACTCTAACTAATCTTTTGTAAAGAGAACTTATCAGTTCTGGAAAATCAATATAATCCtttcagtgaaaaaaaaaaaaaaagtaaaacggttaaaaatgaagaagttgGGAGTTCCACGGACGGAGGAATAAGTCAAATAAGGAACAAAgcaaaactgaaacaaaactttcagCTGTAGCTTTTCAGTCTATCTGTCTCGCGCTTTGCTCAATTCCCAACAGTTCCAAATTCTAAAGTCAACTCATTTCCTCGCCGCGTAAATTCTTCCTTCGTAATTCGTGCCAAACAAATTACACCTGTTTTTTTCGTATTTTTTCATTGGTTCTACTTTTGTTTACGGATATGAAATAACTGATGTTCTagtataaaattaatatatttgattgtttctggaattttgtgttttgtgaaTCTATcgtaaatattattttaaataaaataacatgcCTATTAAAAGACAAGTGACATTAATATTGTAcaagatttttcttctcttttctactaatatatatatatatataaa
This sequence is a window from Arabidopsis thaliana chromosome 1 sequence. Protein-coding genes within it:
- a CDS encoding lipase class 3 family protein (lipase class 3 family protein; FUNCTIONS IN: triglyceride lipase activity; INVOLVED IN: lipid metabolic process; EXPRESSED IN: 24 plant structures; EXPRESSED DURING: 15 growth stages; CONTAINS InterPro DOMAIN/s: Lipase, class 3 (InterPro:IPR002921); BEST Arabidopsis thaliana protein match is: alpha/beta-Hydrolases superfamily protein (TAIR:AT2G42450.1); Has 496 Blast hits to 490 proteins in 108 species: Archae - 0; Bacteria - 1; Metazoa - 175; Fungi - 34; Plants - 192; Viruses - 0; Other Eukaryotes - 94 (source: NCBI BLink).), which encodes MGVIEEDEVCSVARLLGDLVSYRASGTGHLEFLAGLALLQSNSQFPESYEDCMEAPAFHLQEAAMLHKFAEAAYTGPLLDVGRNPALFLCTWICRQGILTPWSRKWRPKLDGDNWWRGHAAAFLKFINFPAHVLRRGRICREKCKATYFVVVLHYLRCVVIAVRGTETAEDLITDGLGRACSLTVEDLDGLTNHVHGMDTSRKHYGHSGIVEAARDLFMQIEGDPKSGESESSGFLSSLIGDGCECDGYSIRIVGHSLGGAIASLLGIRLRCRFPNLYVYAYGPLPCVDSDVAEACSEFVTSIVLDNEFSSRLSYGSIRRLQVAAIKVLSQDPKADTALIFRLARRFLSASKRQRENVEEKTSEEAIDVNNSPESQHDQIYPIWEEAEAEMQQDSEEFINPFHGMASEDNPVSQFMETGPTKEDDDEAPEMFMPGLVIHIVPEGNNMSVPIWRGWPICDVTDGYKAYVANRESFKEIMVSPSMFLDHLPWRCRHALQKVLESRNLFFDLTSETDIV
- a CDS encoding lipase class 3 family protein, giving the protein MWISRLKRVRRTIMVLGVANFVVIVSGCVLTLVSDADCDSPGQLFPLFAVCFAAGVKLAAMVKVGTTQELMAMTIMDSPTQNNHQRKLKYKTWLWWTRFAMVITVLQFIGATYLLFRLAKYVSRDGLPRNCVLGLSPDTGGWKQTLQVTFLITVCFVALAQCFTGSDILQWRSFYATQDDAWKAHYQEVFDHGIREVLCCLGRREYMGVIEEDEVCSVARLLGDLVSYRASGTGHLEFLAGLALLQSNSQFPESYEDCMEAPAFHLQEAAMLHKFAEAAYTGPLLDVGRNPALFLCTWICRQGILTPWSRKWRPKLDGDNWWRGHAAAFLKFINFPAHVLRRGRICREKCKATYFVVVLHYLRCVVIAVRGTETAEDLITDGLGRACSLTVEDLDGLTNHVHGMDTSRKHYGHSGIVEAARDLFMQIEGDPKSGESESSGFLSSLIGDGCECDGYSIRIVGHSLGGAIASLLGIRIRMWQRHVQNLLQALYSITNSHHDFHMDQSAGSK
- a CDS encoding lipase class 3 family protein (lipase class 3 family protein; FUNCTIONS IN: triglyceride lipase activity; INVOLVED IN: lipid metabolic process; LOCATED IN: endomembrane system; EXPRESSED IN: 24 plant structures; EXPRESSED DURING: 15 growth stages; CONTAINS InterPro DOMAIN/s: Lipase, class 3 (InterPro:IPR002921); BEST Arabidopsis thaliana protein match is: alpha/beta-Hydrolases superfamily protein (TAIR:AT2G42450.1); Has 496 Blast hits to 490 proteins in 107 species: Archae - 0; Bacteria - 1; Metazoa - 175; Fungi - 34; Plants - 194; Viruses - 0; Other Eukaryotes - 92 (source: NCBI BLink).), translating into MWISRLKRVRRTIMVLGVANFVVIVSGCVLTLVSDADCDSPGQLFPLFAVCFAAGVKLAAMVKVGTTQELMAMTIMDSPTQNNHQRKLKYKTWLWWTRFAMVITVLQFIGATYLLFRLAKYVSRDGLPRNCVLGLSPDTGGWKQTLQVTFLITVCFVALAQCFTGSDILQWRGVIEEDEVCSVARLLGDLVSYRASGTGHLEFLAGLALLQSNSQFPESYEDCMEAPAFHLQEAAMLHKFAEAAYTGPLLDVGRNPALFLCTWICRQGILTPWSRKWRPKLDGDNWWRGHAAAFLKFINFPAHVLRRGRICREKCKATYFVVVLHYLRCVVIAVRGTETAEDLITDGLGRACSLTVEDLDGLTNHVHGMDTSRKHYGHSGIVEAARDLFMQIEGDPKSGESESSGFLSSLIGDGCECDGYSIRIVGHSLGGAIASLLGIRLRCRFPNLYVYAYGPLPCVDSDVAEACSEFVTSIVLDNEFSSRLSYGSIRRLQVAAIKVLSQDPKADTALIFRLARRFLSASKRQRENVEEKTSEEAIDVNNSPESQHDQIYPIWEEAEAEMQQDSEEFINPFHGMASEDNPVSQFMETGPTKEDDDEAPEMFMPGLVIHIVPEGNNMSVPIWRGWPICDVTDGYKAYVANRESFKEIMVSPSMFLDHLPWRCRHALQKVLESRNLFFDLTSETDIV